The Lentzea guizhouensis genome contains a region encoding:
- a CDS encoding TetR/AcrR family transcriptional regulator, with translation MQPENESSGQHQRSFIEEARRGQIVAATIETIAEIGYAKASFVRIAQRAGISPGLITYHFAKREELMKQVMLTVHDSMDRALSARGEGAVSYQAALRAIIEGFVHYCADHPAELIAISQIASAARDAETARTWATEQNARTLTELEEMFREGQDVGDLRRFDVRVMAVSVLAAMEATPAELMTRPDTDVARYARELADLFEHAISA, from the coding sequence ATGCAACCAGAAAATGAGTCGAGCGGCCAGCACCAGCGCTCGTTCATCGAGGAGGCCCGGCGCGGGCAGATCGTCGCGGCGACGATCGAGACCATCGCCGAGATCGGGTACGCGAAGGCGTCGTTCGTCCGGATCGCCCAGCGAGCGGGCATCAGCCCGGGCCTGATCACCTACCACTTCGCCAAGCGCGAAGAGCTGATGAAGCAGGTCATGCTGACCGTGCACGACTCGATGGACCGCGCTCTGAGTGCACGCGGTGAGGGCGCGGTGAGCTATCAGGCGGCATTGCGCGCCATCATCGAGGGCTTCGTGCACTACTGCGCCGACCACCCGGCCGAGCTGATCGCGATCTCCCAGATCGCCTCAGCGGCAAGGGACGCCGAGACCGCACGGACCTGGGCGACCGAACAGAACGCGCGCACCCTCACCGAGCTGGAGGAGATGTTCCGCGAGGGTCAGGACGTCGGCGACCTGCGCCGGTTCGACGTGCGGGTGATGGCCGTGTCGGTGCTGGCCGCGATGGAGGCGACCCCGGCCGAGCTCATGACCCGGCCGGACACCGACGTCGCCAGGTACGCGCGGGAGCTCGCGGACCTGTTCGAGCACGCGATCAGCGCTTAG
- a CDS encoding sensor histidine kinase — MPTAAYAQYGEDRTAHRGGRILTTTLLPAPRSSSAEAGSRWPLTGDVRQVAVDLGLVLVGVLDVWLGMSWLADENPPAYSLWLSWTAAAVLLLRRRFPFVVALLTIPGFFFGWAQMAAMIALYAVARRYVWGWQTLAAGVLVWLSRSALWPPEDFLKFPWYAHLHSAIRGVMIAGLPIALALLAHARQQLADRIAELAESRERERVLHAHAVRADERARLAREMHDVVSHQVSLIAMQAGALRMAVANAEHKQVATTIRTLSTRTLDELRQLVSVLRTTDGDDATQPGVGELPELAADAGFEVQLQVHGPVTDVAAPVSGAVYRTVQEALTNVRKHAPGAAAHVVVDADDEAVRVEVRNTASPEPGQSLPGGGHGLVGLRERATLLGGEFSAGPTDEGLPGHGVVPDPAGHRQLMRLAVVPAEGVAGLLGFEPVGRVVVVPPVADGLVQAVGGHVPVQVAVGPVVRRVG; from the coding sequence ATGCCAACCGCCGCATACGCGCAGTACGGTGAGGATCGAACCGCTCACAGGGGAGGTCGGATCCTGACCACGACGCTGCTTCCTGCCCCGCGGTCGAGCTCGGCCGAGGCCGGGTCGCGCTGGCCGTTGACCGGCGACGTCCGCCAGGTCGCGGTCGACCTCGGGCTGGTGCTCGTCGGGGTGCTCGACGTGTGGCTCGGCATGTCGTGGCTGGCCGACGAGAACCCGCCGGCCTACTCGCTGTGGCTGTCCTGGACCGCGGCAGCCGTGCTGCTGCTGCGCCGCCGGTTTCCGTTCGTGGTCGCGCTGCTGACCATCCCCGGCTTCTTCTTCGGCTGGGCGCAGATGGCCGCGATGATCGCCCTGTACGCGGTGGCGCGCCGGTACGTGTGGGGCTGGCAGACGCTGGCCGCGGGCGTGCTGGTGTGGCTGAGCCGCTCGGCGCTGTGGCCGCCGGAGGACTTCCTCAAGTTCCCCTGGTACGCCCACCTGCACTCGGCGATCCGCGGCGTGATGATCGCGGGTCTGCCCATTGCGCTGGCTTTGCTCGCCCACGCCCGCCAGCAGCTCGCCGACCGCATCGCCGAGCTCGCCGAGTCCCGTGAACGCGAACGGGTCCTGCACGCGCACGCCGTCCGTGCCGACGAACGCGCGCGCTTGGCCCGTGAGATGCACGACGTGGTGTCGCACCAGGTCAGCCTCATCGCGATGCAGGCGGGCGCCCTGCGGATGGCCGTGGCCAACGCCGAGCACAAACAGGTGGCGACCACGATCAGGACGCTGTCGACCCGCACGCTGGACGAGCTGCGCCAGCTCGTGTCCGTCCTGCGCACGACCGACGGCGACGACGCCACCCAGCCGGGTGTGGGCGAGCTGCCCGAGCTCGCCGCCGACGCCGGTTTCGAGGTGCAGCTGCAGGTCCACGGGCCGGTGACCGACGTTGCCGCTCCTGTGTCCGGTGCCGTCTACCGCACCGTGCAGGAGGCGTTGACCAACGTCCGCAAGCACGCACCCGGCGCGGCCGCCCACGTGGTGGTGGACGCCGACGACGAGGCCGTGCGCGTCGAGGTGCGCAACACGGCCTCGCCGGAACCCGGTCAGTCACTGCCCGGCGGCGGCCACGGGCTGGTGGGCCTGCGGGAACGCGCCACGTTGCTCGGCGGCGAGTTCTCCGCGGGCCCGACGGACGAGGGGCTACCTGGTCACGGCGTCGTTCCCGACCCAGCGGGCCACAGACAGCTGATGCGACTGGCAGTTGTGCCTGCGGAAGGCGTGGCAGGACTGCTTGGGTTCGAGCCGGTAGGGCGAGTTGTCGTCGTCCCACCGGTCGCGGACGGTCTTGTACAGGCTGTAGGAGGCCATGTCCCAGTCCAGGTCGCGGTCGGTCCGGTGGTGCGGCGAGTCGGGTGA